GCAGAATATTGGAGTCATACCAAGACACCCGACTTAATTATAGACAATATTCAAGGTGTAGAAAAAAGTGAAATTTTAGGGCATCAATATCTGAAAACATCGATTGAATACCTCCAAAAAGTGCCTGGAATGACTATCGATCAAATGAAGCTATCTATGAATTCTAAGCAAATAGCTACACTAAATTTTCCAGATCGAAGTGGATATATATCTTACGTTGTTAATTTTGCTGGAATTCATTGTGTTTATGTTTTTAATGAAATCAATATTTGTCAATTTGCTGGATATGTAGGATGGCTGGATAATAAGAATTTGAAACAAGCTATTGAACTAATTGAAACTATTTGGTGCTTAACACCAACACCCGCCCAGAACTCAAGTTCTGGGCTAATAGCTTAAGTCGACTTGTAGAGACGTAGCACTGCTACGTCTCTACTTAAATTGTTGCCTAGTTCTAGTCCTCTTTAGAGGACTTTGGCTATGAGACAGGGGTTTTTAACCCCTGGCGGTTGTCGCTAGAGAGCTATAGTTGATGTCATAGATTCTACCGATAATCAGGGTTTTGGATATCTCGCAACCTAGCTTCAGGGCGTTTAAACCTATCCATTTGGCTTTCAAAAAACTGACGATTGGCTAACAAATGTTTGGGATTGGGATCGTCTAACGGATAAAGTAACGCAGCGCGCAAAGCTTGAATTACCGCAGAAGTAACATTGTACATCGATCGCTGAAATGTGATTCCGAGTTGAATCAACATATCATCATCTCCGCGACAGTATTGTTGATAATATTCCACTAGATACGGGGGTAAAAAGTGCAGCATATCTTGCATCAACAAAGTGGGAGGAATCCCCGCACTACCCACAGGGAAGACATCAGCGTATAAAATACCGTAGTGGAAATCTTTTTGATCGTCTGGAACTTGTTTGGCTTGCGCGTTGTAAGATTTAGTTCCTCTAAAAGGTGCGGTGCGATAAAAGACTGCTTCTACATAGGGTAAAGCAGCTTCATACAACCAAGTGAAACCTTTGGATTTGGGGATAATTTCATAGCATTCACCCCGAATATATACATGATGATAGATCGGACGACCAGCTACTGCAAAGATACCATTAACCAGGAAATTCATCGCATCGGGAACTCCTTTGAATCCACCTTCATCGTAGATGTCAGACATTTCAAAGAAGACTGGTGCCATCACTTCCCAAAATAAACCCAGGTTGGAATAATAGGATAGTTGGCGCACTTGTTCGATAAACATATCTGGGAAGAGTTTGTACAATCCCAGCATTAAAGGATTGCCTTTAAAGTAGGCTTTGATGGCGCGATCGCAATTCGCTTTATACTCTTCCGTATCCAAGTAACTATCAAACTTATTGTATGGCGCATACATATGCCTATGCCATAACATAGCTTGCATACAGGCTTCGGCAAATTCCATGTTAATGCGATCGTGCCACAGGTGATGGATAATCTTGGGTAACTTGCGGGTTTCTCCCTTTTCCATAAACTCTAACAGTTCGGGATGCGCCGTGGCTTCCCCGCGCCAAATCCTTAAATCTGCGTCGTCTCCCGCATAGTGGTTGTGTCTGTCTAAGTATTCTTGAGAGATGAAGTATTTAAAGAAGTTAAACGGTTCCAGAAACACTTGTTCGGCGATATACAGCAAATCCCGCCAGTAAAAATCCATTGGTACGGCGTAAGCTTTGTATATCCCAATTATCTGCATCAAGTTTTCTGGCGTATCGGGAAGCATCGAACCCCCAGCTTCCAAACGATGAATAATATCAGCAAATTCGTGGGTTGAAGGGGGAATCTTAGTCGAAGGTGTTGTAGTTGCTACCATGTTTATGTCTTCTGAGTGCGAGATTAAATTTGTAGAGACGTAGCAGTGTTACGTCTCTACGGCTATTATCGATTTAGGGCGATTTGAGAAGCGATCGCTGTAAGCTGAGAAGGAACGCTATTGGATATCGCATTTGTGGTTGCTTCACTCCAATACAACATCCACATTGGCTGAATCCCCAAAATCAGGATTGTCACTCCCATCAACAAAGCAGGTAACTGTTCCGATCGCAGTACCTTGGGATAGTAAGCTAGTTTATTATCTAACTTCCCGAAACAGGTGCGATTTAGTAGGATAGCAAAGTAAACCGCCGTTAAACCAGAACCGAGGATGCAAAGGATGGTTTGAACTGGAAAAGAGGCGAAACTTCCTTGAAA
The nucleotide sequence above comes from Merismopedia glauca CCAP 1448/3. Encoded proteins:
- a CDS encoding CO2 hydration protein — protein: MVATTTPSTKIPPSTHEFADIIHRLEAGGSMLPDTPENLMQIIGIYKAYAVPMDFYWRDLLYIAEQVFLEPFNFFKYFISQEYLDRHNHYAGDDADLRIWRGEATAHPELLEFMEKGETRKLPKIIHHLWHDRINMEFAEACMQAMLWHRHMYAPYNKFDSYLDTEEYKANCDRAIKAYFKGNPLMLGLYKLFPDMFIEQVRQLSYYSNLGLFWEVMAPVFFEMSDIYDEGGFKGVPDAMNFLVNGIFAVAGRPIYHHVYIRGECYEIIPKSKGFTWLYEAALPYVEAVFYRTAPFRGTKSYNAQAKQVPDDQKDFHYGILYADVFPVGSAGIPPTLLMQDMLHFLPPYLVEYYQQYCRGDDDMLIQLGITFQRSMYNVTSAVIQALRAALLYPLDDPNPKHLLANRQFFESQMDRFKRPEARLRDIQNPDYR